In a single window of the Dinghuibacter silviterrae genome:
- a CDS encoding alpha/beta hydrolase family esterase: protein MRFCYTILALFLALQGGAQNAVHLGTRDFLVYVPKRITSGAHPLILVLHGRLGTGSGMVRLADFRPIADREGVILVYPDGIDRSWNDGRTSSPAYKKGVDDVDFINRTIDYMAAHYPVDSTRVYVTGMSNGGFMTSRLGDELTKRIAAIAVVAASVDKDEKPATIPLPVLYLQGTKDPLVPFKGGAIRGGTILSHQETLDRWVAIDGCDPAPVVVTRPDSAHDGTTITKQTYTNRQTGIQVVGITVEDGGHTWPGGWPYLPKAIIGITSRNLDANEAIWEFFRLFRRVSSPKGATGVLPEGP from the coding sequence ATGCGTTTTTGCTATACGATCCTTGCCCTGTTCCTGGCACTTCAGGGGGGCGCCCAAAACGCCGTTCACCTGGGGACACGAGACTTCCTGGTATACGTCCCGAAGCGCATCACTTCCGGCGCCCATCCGTTGATCCTCGTGCTCCACGGACGGCTGGGGACGGGTTCAGGGATGGTGCGGCTGGCAGACTTCAGGCCCATTGCCGACCGGGAAGGCGTGATCCTCGTTTACCCCGACGGCATCGACCGGAGCTGGAACGATGGACGGACCTCTTCCCCGGCGTATAAAAAGGGGGTGGACGATGTGGATTTTATCAACCGGACCATCGACTATATGGCGGCGCACTACCCGGTAGACTCCACGAGGGTATACGTTACCGGGATGTCCAACGGCGGGTTTATGACCTCCAGGCTGGGGGATGAGCTGACAAAACGCATTGCCGCCATCGCTGTGGTAGCGGCTTCCGTCGACAAAGACGAAAAGCCTGCGACGATTCCGCTTCCCGTATTATACCTCCAGGGAACCAAGGATCCCCTTGTTCCCTTCAAGGGCGGCGCCATCAGGGGCGGCACCATTTTGTCCCACCAGGAGACCTTGGACCGCTGGGTGGCCATCGATGGTTGCGATCCGGCGCCGGTGGTCGTGACCCGGCCGGACAGCGCACATGACGGCACCACCATCACCAAACAAACCTACACCAACAGGCAAACGGGCATCCAGGTCGTGGGTATCACTGTTGAAGACGGCGGCCACACCTGGCCCGGCGGATGGCCCTACCTGCCCAAGGCGATCATCGGCATCACCAGCCGCAACCTGGATGCGAACGAAGCCATCTGGGAATTCTTCAGGCTGTTCCGGCGCGTCTCTTCTCCAAAGGGCGCCACAGGCGTCCTGCCCGAAGGGCCATAA
- a CDS encoding nuclear transport factor 2 family protein, translating into MSTVAFFDFVTAINARDAERLHSLMTPDHVFLDAIGNRVNGADAARDGWIKYFHWFPDYAIELTDALETAHTVLATGFAMGTYLGIPGENHWRIPAAWKAQILGDQISHWQVYADTKIPFDIIDRHAAVSPDGARVTSIGGVFFKCREPEKLKEWYTRHLGLRTDAYGTSFAWRQWDGRRKGFTAWSPFPPDTNYFAPSDKDFMFNYRVVHIESLVAQLREEGVVVLDEIEAYPYGKFVHILDPENNKIELWESDDEAYSKILGAVTR; encoded by the coding sequence ATGTCGACAGTAGCTTTTTTCGATTTTGTCACGGCCATCAACGCCCGTGACGCCGAACGGTTGCATTCGCTCATGACCCCGGACCACGTTTTCTTAGACGCCATCGGCAACCGGGTGAACGGGGCAGACGCGGCCAGGGACGGGTGGATCAAATACTTTCATTGGTTCCCGGACTATGCCATCGAGCTCACGGACGCGCTGGAAACCGCCCATACCGTCCTGGCCACCGGTTTTGCGATGGGGACATACCTGGGTATCCCGGGGGAAAACCATTGGAGGATCCCGGCCGCCTGGAAGGCCCAGATACTGGGAGACCAGATCAGCCATTGGCAAGTATACGCGGATACAAAAATCCCATTCGACATCATTGACCGGCACGCGGCAGTTTCGCCCGATGGCGCCCGGGTTACCTCCATCGGGGGTGTCTTTTTCAAGTGCCGGGAACCGGAAAAACTAAAGGAATGGTACACCCGTCACCTCGGGCTCCGCACCGACGCGTACGGGACAAGTTTTGCCTGGAGACAATGGGACGGTCGCCGGAAAGGCTTTACCGCCTGGAGCCCCTTCCCCCCGGATACCAATTACTTTGCCCCCTCGGACAAGGATTTTATGTTTAATTATCGCGTGGTCCACATCGAATCCCTCGTCGCCCAATTGCGCGAGGAAGGGGTCGTCGTGCTGGACGAGATCGAGGCCTATCCTTATGGGAAATTCGTCCACATCCTCGATCCGGAAAACAACAAGATCGAACTCTGGGAATCGGATGATGAGGCGTATTCGAAGATACTGGGGGCAGTGACGCGCTAA
- a CDS encoding metallophosphoesterase family protein produces MSKRDQSDYLHLGRTVIENHFRTERKKSKGAPVLNQITAFIARHFWSWIYYYLDSRFGKPHPYPTYPETGDRGVYPLPGRNGVRLAVCADWGTNTAESRQIADRMRSHEPDYTIHLGDTYYVGEPKEIAANFLDPGSPWYRGPLGSFAVLGNHEMYAKGSAFFENLLPTMGPAAAPGRALLGQRAGYFCLENAHWRLLGLDTGYHSIGKPILELLPRFQPDCRLDDTLVQWLKNVVRVGEDQRGLVLMTHHQYISAFNEPEYTVPARQLAELIGEDRPVIWIWGHEHRFSLYEKFSMKNGLTAYGRCIGHGGMPIEIKTDARKPGNKGYDRLVMVDDRVRPGVGAPKGDPLGWNGYAVLTVNGPELTIEYCDAERSLFSETWTSEMRGTVTVDPHCPLKPVSGKQWQDAVR; encoded by the coding sequence ATGAGCAAGCGGGATCAATCAGACTATCTCCACCTGGGCCGGACCGTTATTGAAAACCACTTCAGGACCGAGCGAAAAAAGTCAAAGGGCGCCCCGGTGCTGAACCAGATCACTGCTTTTATCGCGCGTCATTTCTGGAGCTGGATCTATTACTACCTGGACAGCCGTTTTGGCAAACCCCATCCGTATCCCACCTATCCTGAAACGGGCGACCGGGGCGTGTATCCCTTACCCGGGCGCAACGGCGTCCGCCTGGCTGTTTGCGCCGACTGGGGCACGAATACGGCCGAGTCCCGCCAGATCGCCGACCGGATGCGTTCCCACGAACCCGACTACACCATCCACTTAGGCGACACCTATTATGTGGGGGAACCAAAAGAAATTGCCGCCAATTTCCTCGATCCCGGTTCGCCCTGGTACCGCGGGCCGCTGGGAAGTTTTGCCGTGCTGGGGAATCATGAGATGTATGCGAAAGGGAGTGCGTTTTTTGAGAACCTGCTGCCGACGATGGGACCCGCCGCCGCGCCCGGCCGGGCGCTCCTCGGCCAGCGCGCCGGCTACTTCTGCCTCGAAAACGCCCACTGGCGCCTCCTGGGCCTCGACACCGGCTATCACTCGATCGGCAAACCGATCCTGGAGCTGTTGCCCCGGTTCCAGCCCGACTGCCGCCTGGACGATACCCTTGTGCAGTGGCTAAAGAATGTCGTGCGGGTAGGGGAGGATCAAAGGGGACTTGTGCTGATGACCCACCACCAGTATATCAGTGCATTTAACGAACCCGAATACACGGTACCGGCGCGCCAGCTTGCCGAACTCATCGGGGAAGACCGTCCGGTGATCTGGATATGGGGGCACGAGCACCGGTTTTCGTTGTATGAAAAGTTCTCGATGAAAAACGGCCTCACAGCTTATGGCCGTTGTATCGGTCATGGGGGTATGCCGATCGAAATAAAGACCGATGCGCGCAAGCCCGGTAATAAAGGCTACGATCGCCTGGTCATGGTAGACGACCGGGTTCGCCCGGGGGTGGGGGCGCCAAAGGGAGATCCGCTGGGATGGAATGGCTACGCGGTGTTGACCGTCAACGGTCCGGAACTGACGATTGAATATTGCGATGCGGAACGATCGTTGTTCAGTGAGACATGGACGAGCGAGATGCGCGGTACCGTCACGGTCGACCCGCATTGTCCGTTAAAACCGGTGTCGGGCAAACAGTGGCAGGACGCGGTGCGTTAG